The genomic region TTAATCTCTGTAACTGACGGAGATTGGAATCTTATATTCAAGAATCGTATACAAAAATCCAACCATGAATAAAAAATCGAACCCTAAATCAAATACAACAACGTAAGATTCTTATTAACAAACCTCCTTCTCCCTTCTGCGATTTCATATCTGCTTATTTTGGAAGTTCTGAACTATAACAACATCGATCGACCGTctatcgaagaagatgatgcaggATGAACATTATAATATGCGAAATACATATTGAACATGCGAaaacaattgaaaaacaaaaagaaagggTGTGTTTTATTATAGTGTGCAAATTCTTGTTTTAgaaacatgcgattttaaaaaaaaaggtgATATTGATTGAGGTTTGTTATAGTGTGCGAATTCTTGTTTTAGACACCTACGATTTTAAAAAAAGGTGATATTGTTTGAGGTTTGTTATAGCGTGCGAATTCTTGTTTTAgacacatgcgattttaaaaaATGATCTTGTTTGTGGTTTCTTAAAGTGTGCGAATTCGTTTTCGAATCACatgtgatttaaaaaaaaatgctaCTGATGATTTCATGTAACTTTGTCCACATTGATTGAAAATGCACAAATCATAAATTATGAATtgataattaaaataaatataaatttactattttatataaaaaatgaaTTTAATACCGATGTGACTGTAATGCGATTTGTAATGATCAATTTTAACataaatactactgaacttaccaccctacctacataataaatttactattttaatactacctccgtcccactaaaagtgtcctattttgaattttcaaagtctttatttataaactttgactttaattataaatttttgtgttatataaaacttgatgaaaattaacccgataaaaacacttgtaaaacacactcaaatcatataactttcatcaagtatcatctaacacaaacaaaattatttaaggtcaaagtttataaataaagactttgaaaattcaaaatatgacacttttaatgggacaGAGGGAGTATAAAATACCCATGGATAACAACCTTCCATATTAAGACACCGAacacacacaaaacacacacaaaaatgTCATCTGAAGATTCAGAACAAATAAAGAACATTGCAATAAAGGAACTATTGTCAACTCGCACGTTGACAGAAATAAGCACCGATGTCACCTCTTCTCATTTGATACTTGATGTGCAGGGGAAGATTCTTGCAAAACTCAAGAAAAATCAAGGGATGTGGGAGAGACTACTTGAAGAACCACCATCAAGCTTCAGAGACGCAACATTGGATCACATAAAGGAACAGTCTCGAGCTAatgacttagccttctctttcctgaAAGATGCTCTAAACACAGTGAAAGAAAAGATGGAGTTCATCTCGGCTGAACGTGACAAAATTTTTGCTTCAAGTAACTAGATTTCTGTTTATCATTTTATGGTTTTAGTTGTGTTAGACAATAACAAATActttatatttatgttttgtgtacatgttttgaaaacatcttATGTTTAACTATTATATAAATCGTATGAATGAATTACACAtgtttgtaacaaaatacaagataACTCAAAATCGCATGTCATAAAATGAAAAAcacattgaaatcgcatgttaaactACTTATAGACTGATGCATATGAAATCACATGTTTACATACTAAATCGCatgtttatataataaaaactcATGTGTATTAAATCGCATATTTCTCGTATAAAATCGCATGtacaattaaaaaaattaatcttCCTCATCTGAAACCACTTCCCAATCATCTTCTTCACTGCCATCATCACTCCTTCCACTGTAATCTTCAAACTCATCTTCATCGTCTTCGACCTCGTTGACTTTATGCCTGGGATTTTTTTTCCAATCTGGACtcccttcatcttcttttgttGTTTGCCTTTCAGTATCTCGCAAGTCCGAATATCATGACCTTTTTCGTTGCATACActacatgtccttgacctttttCCTTTGCGGCTTATCATTTGTTCCTTCTTCGATTTAATCCTTTTATGCGAGCCAcgacctttgtttcttataccagtTGGCACACGGACAGTAGGAGGTgcattagttactggttgttgataaccaatcaactttgaaaaccGGTCAAACtttggatcaagttgcttggttataCGATTCTGATAAACTTTTTCTTTAATCTGCTTCATTTGATCACTGactaaaacaagttgatcaaggtcggAAATCAAATTACTAACCAAATACTCCCTTGTGTAGATGATTTGGCGAGCAATCTGTTTAGCCTTGTATTGCTCATCCTTATCATCCACCTTTACATCAAACGTGGCGTTTAATTCATTCGAAACCCCATATTTTGTCCAGCTCTtcataacatatttgtttggtatttctttaacaccaaacatcttgaaaataaaatagatgtGTTTACATAGCAGCCTATACTGTTCAAAATGCGAACAGCTACATTGTGCAGTTGCATCATCTTCAAGATTCTTGAAATACACCtacagaaaacaaaaacaaaaaacaaaataaaagataaaaaattaaaatcgcatgtgtataTGAACAATTTCGGATGtctaaaaaaatcattttcttgaatTAATTTAAAATCGCATGCATTTCATCAAAATCGCATATTGTAAAATCATGTTCTGTATTAAATTCGCATGGGGGTTTTAAAAATCGCATGTTTTAACATATATGTTGTATTACCTCTAATAACCCATCTCCGTTAGCTTTAAAGTCTTTCAACGATATCCTTATCTGGGCTCGATTTTGGTGTCCATTGGCAAACATTCGGTAATAGTTCCATATATCTCTGTTTGCTGATCGAAGAATATAGACTTGGTGTATatcttagcagcatctttttccaaaTTAGTTTTGCTCCAATCATCTTGCGcagtatatcttgaaatataATCATTCTTTGTGTGATTGAACCTTTGGACATCCATTGCACCgtcaaaatgattcataaactctacaAGAATGAGTTGTGAATTAGCCACTTGGCaaaaaaatggttctcactctctgatCTCGAAGTTGTTCTCATAAGTCCAGACATTGGTTCGTGCCGGTAAAAAGCcggaatccacatggatctcatcacaaacatatcatcaatccatttaTTTTGTGTAAGACCGTACTCAATCATTACCAACTTCCACTGTCTCTCAAATTCTTCTGGCTCAATGGAATCAGTCCATACAATATCGCACATCTTCCTTTTAAAGCCATCATTGTTGCACAACTCATGTCCAACCTATACCGATAAATGGTTTTCATATCAGCCTGTAACGAATCTATAGTATAAAAAATGCTAACGAAAGACAATATAGCATAGTataccttatctgccacttttttcattatgtgccacatgcacaatcTGTGTCTGCTAGTAGTAAAAACATCCTCGATAGCCTGTTTCATCGCAGGGTCTTGGTCCGTCACTACAACCTTCGGCTGCCATCCAAATGACTTTAGAATGAATTGAGAAGCCATTTATAAGAGTCAATGTTCTCCGATGCCAACAACCCAGCTCCAAGGGTTACATTTCGACAGTGGTGTCAATCCCAGTGaacggaacaaacaccatcttgtacctgaaATTCAATAAAATTAAAGATTTAGTAACGTGCGAAGTACACATTGTAACATGCGAAATAGACAAAATATGACATGCGAAATAGACAATAAAACATGTGATATATTCAACACCTAATCTTCAATGTATATTAACATGCGATATTGCAAGTTTACAAAATCATATAACAtgcgaaaaaaattaaaaaccatttatgtaaaacttacttgTTTGTCTTTAAAGTTGCATTGAACGATATCACATCCCCGAACTCCATAAAGTTACGCTTGCATAACCCATCGTCCCAAAACAAACCAGTTAACCGTTTGTCCTCATCAACAGAATATTCAAACGAAAAATCAACTAAATATTGTTTTTTATCAGTCAACCTATTGATCACCATGTCATCGTCATATTCTCCTATATAGTTGTTAATTCGAGTCTTAAAGTTTTTGCAATCATCGACGGTGGCGCCAACATTCTCGAAACCACCGtaacgtttcctcattatatgAAAAGCTTTGACAGGGCCAAGGTTTAGAGTGCCTAGTTCCCATATCATCTCCTCCTGGACATCTGACAATTGCCTGTACGCTGGCAGCATATGAATATCGTGTGGacatacaaacttatgattatggccatcaacgaatttcttgactgtatatGATCTACCATCTACCGAgcaaatcataagttgagctttgGACCCAGTTCTAATGGTCCCCCTGTTCCTTGATTTGAATGGCTTTTTTGACTTCGAATAAGCATCGTCAATAAACAAtggcttatgtccctctttagaacaaacaaaatacttagttttggTTATACCACCACTGTGTACTTCACTACCTTTCTGAGtagaaaaaccagctaacttagcatatgtTTGGTAAAACACGTATGCTTGTTCGATAGAGGTAAATTGCATTCCAACCACAGGTGTAGCTGATGGTTCAACCTCCGGAATATAAAGCCTTTCATCTACAtaaatcaaaatttaaaaaaaaaaagaaacacatgTGATTTATAGGACTCATAACATGCGATATATTAAAAACTCCATAATTTCATCATAAGAACAATAAAACGTGCGAATTGTTGGACTCATAACATgcgaaaatgaccattttgatAAATATGCTTTACACATGCGATTTATGATATCATAACATGCGAAATCGGCATTTAGAAATAAACATCACATGCGAATTCCCAGACCCAAAACATGCGAACTTATAGAATTTGCTTTCATATCAATTATCCTCTAATTGAACATTCAAAACCTTCAAATCAATTATAataatgcaaaatcattactaCGATTAAACAAAACACATCTACGAACAATTTAAAGATCTGAATTAACATAAATTACCATTCAAACACTCATTTACACCACTTGTATTTGCATTTGGATTTGGATTTGCAGATTCAGGATTTAAAACATCGTCAATCGTAACTCTCTGATATGCAGATAATTGAACCTGATCACCAACCGATCGAGCGTCTTCTAACTCAACATGCGTGTTTCATCCGGTGCTGCTCTGTGGATCCATTGAACAAAACAATTGAATCAAACCCTAAAGCAGAACAACGAAAACTGCAATGTATTGTTTGAGAATTATgaaaaatttgaaactgattcgAATTATAATTACCGAGATAGTagtgtaacgaacttctcgctgaTTGAATGAATAGACTAATTTGCCCTCAGCTGATTGAATGAATTGTCTGATTTAACCTTATGAAAGAAAAACGAATCAGCACACGCGTACGACCAATGAAGTCGCGTATGTAATGtaggataagggcatttgtatCCTAcacttcctctatatatatatgggaagacTTAAATGAGAaagctaaatattgtgagaatgGATGGATAAATTGCGAGAACTTGGTAAAATacaatttaaattcaaattttttacacatatcattattattcgaatacattgttagaaatttaatttacatgttttacgtgaattcgtaaataaagaaaatttacacatgtataAATTTGCCACTTACACATATGTAAGtttgttatatttacacgtgTTTAAAAAATCTAATAGGAGTGATTTTAAGAgtagaaatgaattatttgatgttgtaaattctttttttttcatgTATCTTAAATACCACGAtggttgtattaaaaaaattggtttcgATTGTTTTTTTATTCggtctcacggttctcgcaatatttagcatTCTTAAGATAACTCTcccatatatatatgtatgtgtatatatatatatatatatatatatatatatatatatatatatatatatatatatatatagggagaagatcatgcgagaaccacctcttattgcgagaaccacgagaaccaatgtgaacacaacaaaaaatgactaaaaatagctaaaaatcacacaaattttttttttaatatttttttatataaaaatcgctactttttggccactaaaagtagcgatttaagcataaaaaatattaaaaaaataattttttagattttttaaagatttttttaggttttttggggtgtttagtttttagcattttagcttgggggtggggggggggggtgggggttagggttttttagttttttttagctattttaggttgtgttcacattggttctcgcggttctcacaataaatggagttctcgcatgagcccctccctatatatatatatatatatatatatatatatatataggggaaggttcaaatgaaaaccactagttattgtgaaaactcgaaaactaattaaaaaaagccaaaaaaacatacaaaattttttttttaatttttcttttttgcaatcaaaatttcgcaggttttttaatataaaaaaaattttcaaaaaaaaaaaaaattttttgtgtagtgcacatgtgtaatactgcacatatgtatgtgtactacacatgtgtattattacacatgtgcactacacaaattttttttttttttttttgaaaaaaagtttttttatatataaaaactagcgatttttataaaaaaaaattgaaaaaaaaaaatttttgtgtgttttttaggctttttttagttagttttcgagttttcacaataaaagtggttttcatttgaaccatcccatatatatatatatatatatatatatatatatatatatatatattggagagttcaaatgagaagaatttttttgtaagaataaaaaagacgaaatttcaaccaataagaaagctttattttacttcatttaatataagtagcTAATGTTACTACAAGGTTACATtagtaaatctacataggtcattaatttgtagtcttcctctttaatagctaactataATAAATTTTTTCCAACTTATcttcaaaaaatatttttttttcaaaaaaaagaaaataatttaatttaaagtgtatgataaattatgagttgtgtaggataaattacgagttgtgtaggataaatttcaacgtgtagaaTGAATTTCcaaatatgtaggataacttttgatttgtgtaggcaaaaaaagttagtgtggaggataatagtctttatgactaattaattagtcaaaaatgataataaatgagataagtgaaaaactatttaatgaaccttcccctatatatatatatatatatatatatatatatatatatatatatatatatatatatatatatatatatatatatatggtggggttctagagtgacaactagtgtatttgtgaaatgagtgaacaaatcctagtcattgatttacacttgtaaATTGATAATCAAcggctaggattagttcactagtgttcacaacaaaggggttgttcacaaatgaacctaataACAATTTTCGATATTTTAGGTAtacaaaaaaacattttttaaaaaaaaaaattgtagtgcatatgtgtaatagtacacatgtgtatgtgtactacacatgtgaattgttacacatgtgcactacaattttcttttttttgaaaaaaaaaaagatttttttatatacaaaaactagcaatttttaataaaaaaaatgccaaaaaaaacttgatgtgttttttaggcttttttagttagttttcgagctttcgcgttaaaagtggttttcatttgaaccatcccatatatatatatatatataggattaggttcaaacgtgaacaaaatcccaagagtgaactgatctgggcccttgatttttaagatcttgagattaaagtgagtggcatgatggtaattatttggttaatttttttcttttaattaaatacaaaaagggtatatttgtaatttcaatcttaaattgattgcataaatctctcacaaatcaagtaatcaattattctcttaaattgattgcataaatctctcacaaatcaaatcaaggattaggaaagatgtaacctAATTCAATtactaaaataattatttgtttaaatgcgatgtacacatgtgtattctgattttgccctctttttaatgcgatgtacatatgtgtatatcgtctgttttttGTGATatcttagaatttttttttttgtattgaatgttgatgtacacctgcgaattactgtacacatatgtatgatgctgagtacacatgtgtactgttctatttatatccaagtacacatgtgtataccgttgaaatatgaaggttacttaaaaatcaaaatttgaattctggtgatgaaatctgaaataaaaattaaaattgaaatctggtgatttgttgtttgttttgataattatattattaataaataaacataatgtggataatgaatttaaattaggaaagatgtaacttaattcaattattaaaataatgatttaaatctaattttttatataattacaatcctaccgttaacaactaaaaaggaaatcaagggtccatatctgttcacgcagttcactcttgggaggttgttcatgctggaaccctaccatatatatatatatatatatatagggtgagattctagagtgaacactagtgtatttgtaaACTAATTGAACAAATCCTGGCTatttgctttaaatcatcaaatcgTAAGATACACTTGTATTTTCATCACCAAATCCtaaccattgatttacacttgtgt from Helianthus annuus cultivar XRQ/B chromosome 10, HanXRQr2.0-SUNRISE, whole genome shotgun sequence harbors:
- the LOC110880974 gene encoding protein FAR1-RELATED SEQUENCE 5-like, with amino-acid sequence MQINSMKFNFKWSEMSLKLALKANMKGSKKFEEEKKVLMEKEEHDERLYIPEVEPSATPVVGMQFTSIEQAYVFYQTYAKLAGFSTQKGSEVHSGGITKTKYFVCSKEGHKPLFIDDAYSKSKKPFKSRNRGTIRTGSKAQLMICSVDGRSYTVKKFVDGHNHKFVCPHDIHMLPAYRQLSDVQEEMIWELGTLNLGPVKAFHIMRKRYGGFENVGATVDDCKNFKTRINNYIGEYDDDMVINRLTDKKQYLVDFSFEYSVDEDKRLTGLFWDDGLCKRNFMEFGDVISFNATLKTNKYKMVFVPFTGIDTTVEM